The following are from one region of the Eubacterium sp. MSJ-33 genome:
- a CDS encoding RNA polymerase sigma factor gives MEPIITEQIEKFQSGDFSGYESFYYATSQTVYTMLHTIIPDENIAAELMPKVYEKIYANVQTLLQTEAFYAWSAKLANEEVLEYLKESMAQANAAVTQAEMDVVNAQTMESADSSSDMPFYDYAAEDEALVITEELSEDRAFTEQVQAVIETLSPMEKIVFQSYYYFGESVPMIVEKTGCTTRVVKHTLGQTRTAMLSAITTHGQAPAYEVKQENSHKFSLKDTPWLYILFQNYIGKVTGIAHVGITGSAAGAIAMVGQAGGVTGTSAVIGQAGGIAGTAAGQAGSAAGAAVTGQAGGATGAVAKASAQGSAKFLGTVGGKVAVGIIGVAAVVGIGLGIHHASSEPDRGAVISQYEADATEQTELEADTVTEPGMNTESEVDSVSESEESQVKSQLEVMLEQARTGMEDYAATGKSEYSDYYTITTYSKENSFYALEDIDEDGEDELLFGCWNPEKRMVEIRDICNWEYHPEARYGNCYYSEGNVMSVHASDDQNYDLVYYDSSLEDDYSCTCLLELRGRDSVIRYYELGYGAQPDYFSGPIEVTYDTFLQQLDDDYQSLQYTEIDESTWAGKEEAHPYKKLSWKPMFEDETILNEDPSIPDADGKF, from the coding sequence ATGGAACCAATTATTACAGAACAAATTGAGAAATTTCAATCCGGAGATTTCAGCGGATATGAGAGCTTTTATTATGCGACATCGCAGACGGTCTATACGATGCTGCATACGATTATTCCGGATGAGAACATTGCGGCAGAGCTGATGCCGAAGGTATATGAGAAAATCTATGCGAATGTGCAGACACTTCTGCAGACGGAGGCGTTTTATGCGTGGAGTGCGAAGCTTGCAAATGAGGAAGTGTTGGAATACCTAAAGGAGAGCATGGCGCAGGCAAATGCGGCTGTCACACAGGCAGAGATGGATGTTGTAAATGCACAGACTATGGAATCGGCAGACAGCAGTTCGGATATGCCGTTCTATGATTATGCAGCGGAGGATGAAGCTCTCGTAATCACAGAGGAATTATCCGAGGATCGCGCATTTACAGAGCAGGTGCAGGCTGTGATCGAGACGTTATCGCCGATGGAAAAGATTGTATTCCAGTCGTATTATTATTTTGGCGAGAGCGTGCCAATGATCGTAGAAAAAACGGGATGTACGACACGGGTGGTAAAGCATACACTTGGACAGACACGGACAGCCATGCTTTCAGCAATCACAACGCATGGACAGGCACCGGCATATGAGGTAAAGCAGGAGAATTCGCATAAATTCAGCTTGAAGGATACACCTTGGCTGTATATTTTGTTCCAGAATTATATTGGAAAGGTGACGGGTATCGCGCATGTCGGAATCACAGGAAGTGCGGCTGGTGCAATCGCGATGGTTGGGCAGGCTGGTGGCGTGACAGGAACATCTGCGGTAATCGGACAGGCAGGTGGTATTGCAGGAACCGCGGCAGGACAGGCAGGGAGTGCTGCAGGTGCAGCGGTAACCGGACAGGCAGGCGGAGCTACAGGTGCAGTAGCGAAAGCATCCGCACAGGGAAGCGCAAAATTCCTTGGTACGGTTGGCGGAAAAGTGGCAGTTGGCATCATCGGAGTTGCTGCGGTTGTCGGAATCGGTCTGGGAATCCATCATGCATCGTCCGAACCGGACAGAGGTGCTGTAATAAGCCAATATGAGGCAGATGCGACAGAGCAAACGGAATTGGAAGCAGATACAGTGACGGAGCCGGGGATGAATACCGAGTCAGAAGTGGATTCGGTATCAGAATCAGAGGAATCGCAGGTAAAGAGCCAGTTGGAAGTAATGCTGGAACAGGCGAGAACGGGGATGGAAGATTATGCTGCAACCGGGAAAAGTGAGTATTCAGATTATTACACAATTACAACGTATAGTAAGGAAAATAGTTTTTATGCACTGGAAGATATTGACGAGGATGGAGAAGATGAACTATTGTTTGGTTGTTGGAATCCAGAGAAGAGAATGGTAGAAATCCGAGATATCTGTAATTGGGAGTACCACCCTGAAGCCAGATATGGAAATTGTTATTATAGTGAAGGAAATGTTATGTCGGTACATGCCTCCGATGATCAAAATTATGATTTGGTATATTATGATTCGTCGTTGGAGGATGATTATTCTTGTACATGTTTATTAGAATTGCGTGGAAGAGATAGCGTAATTAGATATTATGAATTAGGTTATGGTGCTCAACCAGATTATTTCAGTGGACCGATAGAGGTTACATATGATACATTCCTTCAGCAATTAGACGATGATTATCAAAGTCTACAGTATACGGAAATTGATGAATCAACATGGGCAGGGAAGGAAGAAGCACATCCATATAAGAAATTATCGTGGAAACCAATGTTTGAGGACGAAACAATTCTGAACGAAGACCCATCAATCCCGGATGCGGATGGGAAATTCTAA
- a CDS encoding alpha/beta hydrolase gives MTKLAIFFPGIGYHADKPLLYYSRKLAGEAGYEQIALKYDYQAGNIRGNKEKMEAAFHALYAQAEEQLAGVDVTAYAKVLFVSKSVGTIIASAYAQKLEESGTKAELRHILYTPLEATYTFLPKHAVAFIGTADPWSDVPAVIRMSEAQGVPMHVYENANHSLETADTMHNLKILQDVMEKTKAII, from the coding sequence ATGACAAAACTGGCAATATTTTTCCCGGGAATCGGATACCATGCGGATAAGCCGCTTCTATATTACAGCCGGAAGCTGGCTGGCGAAGCAGGCTATGAACAGATTGCGTTGAAATACGATTATCAGGCGGGGAATATCCGCGGGAACAAAGAGAAGATGGAGGCGGCTTTCCATGCACTGTATGCGCAGGCGGAAGAACAGCTTGCCGGGGTCGATGTTACAGCGTATGCGAAAGTGCTGTTTGTATCGAAGAGCGTTGGTACGATAATCGCATCAGCCTATGCACAGAAGCTCGAAGAATCGGGAACGAAAGCAGAACTTCGTCATATCTTATACACGCCGCTTGAAGCAACTTATACCTTCTTACCGAAGCATGCGGTTGCATTTATCGGAACGGCTGATCCGTGGAGTGATGTGCCTGCGGTGATCCGGATGAGTGAAGCGCAGGGTGTTCCGATGCATGTCTACGAGAACGCAAACCATTCTCTGGAGACTGCGGACACGATGCACAACCTGAAAATCCTGCAGGATGTGATGGAGAAGACCAAAGCAATTATATAA
- a CDS encoding SulP family inorganic anion transporter, which produces MKTYTKEQFVKDIVAGIIVAIIALPLSIALAIASGVNPEQGLYTAIIAGFFISLLGGSRVQIGGPTAAFVVIIYGIIAQYGMTGLTIATFLSGIIMIIMGLCHFGNLIKFIPKTITVGFTFGIAIGIFAGQLKDFFGLSMGAVPSEFVDKCAAYAKAFHTIDWMTFGIGMLALLIQIFWPKVSAKIPGSLIAILVTTLIVQLGKLPVATIGDLYTIKAGFPKFAAPQLSFALVKKLISPAFTIAILASIESLLSCVVSDGMIGGHHRSNAELVGQGVGNIMSSLFGGIPATGAIARTAANVKNGGRTPIAGIVHAITLLLILLFLMPYASMIPMTCLAAILIMVAYNMSGFKTFGHMIKTAPKSDILVLITTLLLTVFFDLVVAIEIGMVMAAFLFMKRMSDVGEVKPWIYKEDLDKNEISEHTDLKNVPRNTMVYEILGPMFFAETNDYLAFTNEKHKNVLILRMRDVPAMDITGLESLEEAYKTCQKKGIHLLLSHVNEQPRHVMEKAGFVEKLGEENFCENIDVALAKAATFDN; this is translated from the coding sequence ATGAAAACATATACAAAGGAACAGTTTGTGAAGGATATCGTCGCAGGTATCATCGTGGCGATCATCGCATTGCCTTTGTCGATTGCACTTGCCATTGCCTCCGGTGTCAATCCGGAGCAGGGCTTGTACACCGCCATCATCGCTGGATTCTTCATCTCCCTGCTCGGTGGCAGCCGCGTGCAGATCGGAGGTCCTACCGCAGCATTCGTTGTTATCATCTACGGCATCATCGCCCAATATGGCATGACCGGACTTACAATTGCTACTTTTTTGTCCGGCATCATCATGATCATCATGGGACTGTGCCATTTCGGCAATCTGATCAAATTCATCCCGAAGACAATCACGGTCGGCTTTACATTTGGTATCGCCATCGGCATCTTTGCCGGACAGCTCAAGGACTTCTTCGGTCTGTCCATGGGAGCTGTGCCATCCGAATTTGTTGATAAATGTGCTGCCTATGCGAAAGCATTTCACACGATTGACTGGATGACGTTCGGTATCGGTATGCTCGCGCTGCTGATCCAGATCTTCTGGCCGAAGGTATCTGCGAAGATTCCGGGCAGCTTAATTGCAATTCTCGTAACCACACTGATTGTCCAGCTTGGCAAGCTTCCGGTTGCTACGATCGGCGATCTGTACACGATTAAGGCAGGCTTCCCAAAATTCGCCGCCCCGCAGCTTTCGTTCGCCCTCGTAAAAAAACTGATCTCACCGGCATTTACAATTGCAATTTTAGCTTCGATTGAATCGCTGCTTTCCTGTGTTGTATCCGATGGTATGATCGGTGGACATCATCGTTCGAATGCGGAGTTAGTCGGTCAAGGTGTCGGTAATATCATGTCATCGCTCTTCGGCGGTATCCCGGCAACCGGAGCGATTGCCAGAACCGCAGCCAATGTCAAAAACGGCGGACGTACACCAATCGCCGGTATCGTCCATGCAATCACCTTGCTGTTGATTCTGCTGTTCCTGATGCCGTATGCATCTATGATTCCGATGACCTGTCTTGCTGCAATCCTGATTATGGTTGCCTACAACATGAGTGGCTTCAAGACATTTGGCCACATGATTAAGACCGCACCGAAAAGCGATATTCTCGTCCTGATCACAACCCTGCTTCTGACGGTATTCTTCGATCTGGTTGTGGCTATCGAGATCGGTATGGTCATGGCAGCATTCCTGTTCATGAAGCGAATGTCCGATGTCGGTGAAGTGAAACCATGGATCTACAAAGAAGATCTGGACAAAAACGAGATCTCCGAGCACACGGACCTGAAGAATGTACCGCGTAACACAATGGTATATGAAATTCTCGGTCCGATGTTTTTTGCGGAGACAAATGACTACCTTGCATTTACAAACGAAAAACACAAGAATGTTCTGATTCTTCGTATGCGTGATGTTCCGGCTATGGACATCACCGGGCTGGAATCACTGGAAGAAGCATACAAAACGTGCCAGAAGAAGGGCATCCATTTACTGCTCTCCCACGTGAACGAGCAGCCGCGCCATGTCATGGAGAAAGCCGGCTTCGTAGAGAAGCTTGGCGAAGAGAACTTCTGTGAGAACATCGATGTTGCGTTAGCAAAAGCGGCAACGTTCGATAATTAA
- a CDS encoding sodium-dependent transporter, producing MQRESFKSRLGFLLVSAGCAIGIGNVWRFPYIAGENGGGLFVLFYLIFLVIMGLPVLTMEFAVGRASRKSAVLGYKALEKPGSKWHIHGWFAMAGCYLLMMYYTTVSGWMLSYFYKFATGAFHSGMDTDATSSVFADLLGDPLQMTLWMVITVVAGFLICSRGLQNGLERISKFMMLALLALILILVIHSLTLSGAKEGLKFYLVPNAKTVSEVGLKNVISAAMNQAFFTLSLGVAAMEIFGSYMSKDNTLAGEGVRICALDTFVAIMAGLIIFPACFSYGVEVGAGPSLIFVTLPNVFVNMAGGRIWGTLFFLFMTFASFSTVIAVFENIISFCMDMFHISRNKASLINCVIILIASMPCVLGYNVWSNVHLIGGRDVLDTEDFLVSNLLLPLGSLIYLLFCVTKWGFGFDNYIEEANTGKGLKISRKLKPYFQFILPVLILIILIQGLL from the coding sequence ATGCAACGGGAATCTTTTAAATCCCGTCTTGGTTTTCTGCTTGTATCGGCAGGATGCGCCATCGGTATCGGAAATGTCTGGCGTTTCCCTTATATCGCAGGCGAAAACGGAGGCGGTCTTTTTGTACTCTTTTACCTGATTTTTCTGGTAATCATGGGACTACCTGTTTTGACAATGGAATTCGCGGTCGGTCGTGCAAGCCGTAAGAGTGCGGTACTCGGTTACAAAGCGCTTGAAAAGCCCGGCAGCAAATGGCACATCCACGGCTGGTTCGCCATGGCCGGATGCTATCTGCTGATGATGTATTACACAACCGTATCCGGCTGGATGCTTTCATATTTTTATAAGTTTGCAACCGGCGCATTTCATTCCGGCATGGACACAGACGCAACTTCTTCGGTGTTCGCCGATCTGCTCGGTGATCCGCTTCAGATGACGCTCTGGATGGTAATTACCGTAGTCGCGGGATTTCTCATCTGCAGCCGTGGCTTGCAAAATGGTCTGGAAAGGATCAGTAAATTCATGATGCTGGCACTGCTTGCGCTGATTTTAATCTTAGTAATACATAGTCTGACATTGTCCGGTGCAAAGGAAGGCTTGAAGTTCTACCTCGTACCAAATGCAAAAACCGTCTCTGAAGTCGGTCTCAAAAACGTGATTTCCGCTGCGATGAACCAGGCATTTTTCACCTTAAGTTTAGGTGTTGCGGCAATGGAGATTTTCGGAAGCTATATGAGCAAGGACAATACGCTCGCCGGGGAGGGCGTCCGTATCTGTGCACTTGATACATTTGTCGCAATCATGGCAGGATTGATTATCTTTCCGGCATGCTTCAGCTATGGTGTGGAAGTCGGTGCCGGTCCGAGTCTGATCTTTGTCACTCTCCCGAACGTATTCGTGAATATGGCAGGCGGCAGGATCTGGGGAACATTGTTCTTCCTGTTCATGACATTTGCCAGCTTCTCGACGGTTATCGCTGTGTTCGAGAACATCATTTCCTTCTGTATGGATATGTTCCACATCAGCCGGAACAAAGCATCGCTTATCAACTGTGTTATCATTCTGATTGCAAGCATGCCTTGTGTCCTTGGCTACAACGTATGGAGCAATGTGCATCTGATCGGCGGTCGTGACGTACTCGACACGGAAGACTTCTTAGTAAGCAACCTGCTTTTGCCGCTTGGATCACTCATCTATCTGTTATTCTGTGTTACCAAATGGGGATTTGGATTTGATAACTACATCGAAGAGGCAAACACCGGAAAAGGGCTTAAAATCAGTCGGAAATTAAAGCCGTATTTCCAGTTTATACTGCCGGTTTTGATTCTGATCATTCTGATTCAGGGATTGCTGTAG
- a CDS encoding glutamine synthetase III family protein translates to MEENVNVTEIFGCDVFNDAVMEERLPKKVYKELKETIEEGKELSLEIADVVAHEMKEWAIEKGATHFSHWFQPMTGVTAEKHDAFITAPKENGKVLLSFSGKELIQGEPDASSFPSGGLRATFEARGYTTWDCTSPAFVRHDSAGGILCIPTAFCSYTGEALDQKTPLLRSMEAINKQALRILRLFGNTTAKRVTPSVGAEQEYFLVDKEKWLKRKDLIYTGRTLFGAMPPKGQEMDDHYLGTIRQRVSAYMKEVNEECWKLGVAAKTQHNEVAPAQHELAPIYAPVNIAQDHNQIMMRILKKVASRHGMRCLLHEKPFAGVNGSGKHNNWSLTSDDGVNLLEPGKNPHENKMFLLVLACILKAVDEHADLLRVSAADVGNDQRLGGNEAPPAVISVFLGDQLEDVLDQILKNGEATHSIKGEKFATGVTTLPDFRKDATDRNRTSPFAFTGNKFEFRMLGSQDSLSNCNVVLNTIAAEAFEEACDRLEKADDFEKELNALIVEYMEQHKRIIFSGNGYSKEWQEEAKRRGLPNLPTMVDAIPALTTDSAVAMFEHFKVFTKAELSARAEIQYEIYAKAINIEAKTMIDMATKQIIPAVVKYTTVLAESVNQVRAAGASYNVSVQEKLLEKTSSLLADSYGALNYLVHVTGEIENMEEGPERAKYCRDIIMPAMTALRTPVDSLEMIVDKEMWPMPSYGDLMFIL, encoded by the coding sequence ATGGAAGAAAATGTAAATGTAACAGAAATTTTTGGCTGTGATGTGTTCAACGATGCAGTTATGGAAGAGAGACTTCCGAAGAAAGTTTATAAGGAACTGAAGGAGACAATCGAAGAAGGTAAGGAACTGTCTCTCGAAATCGCAGATGTGGTGGCTCATGAGATGAAGGAGTGGGCAATCGAGAAAGGTGCGACACATTTTAGTCATTGGTTCCAGCCGATGACAGGTGTGACAGCAGAAAAACATGACGCATTTATCACAGCACCAAAAGAAAACGGAAAGGTATTATTGTCCTTCTCTGGCAAGGAATTAATTCAGGGTGAGCCGGATGCATCTTCTTTCCCTTCCGGAGGTCTGCGAGCTACTTTTGAGGCAAGAGGATATACGACATGGGATTGTACATCACCGGCGTTTGTCCGTCATGATTCGGCAGGTGGAATCCTCTGTATTCCTACCGCATTCTGTTCGTATACGGGGGAGGCACTCGATCAGAAGACACCGCTGCTTCGTTCGATGGAAGCAATCAACAAACAGGCACTTCGTATATTGAGATTGTTCGGAAATACAACTGCAAAACGTGTGACACCATCGGTTGGTGCCGAGCAGGAATATTTTCTGGTTGATAAAGAAAAATGGTTGAAACGTAAGGATCTGATTTATACAGGTCGTACGCTGTTTGGGGCAATGCCGCCAAAGGGACAGGAGATGGATGACCATTATCTTGGTACGATTCGTCAGCGTGTCAGTGCATATATGAAGGAAGTAAATGAGGAGTGCTGGAAGCTTGGTGTTGCTGCGAAGACACAGCACAATGAGGTTGCTCCGGCACAGCATGAGCTGGCACCAATCTATGCACCGGTGAATATTGCACAGGATCACAATCAAATTATGATGCGGATTTTAAAGAAGGTAGCAAGCCGTCATGGTATGCGCTGCCTGCTTCATGAGAAGCCGTTTGCCGGCGTAAATGGTTCCGGTAAGCACAATAACTGGTCCCTGACTTCTGATGATGGTGTGAATCTGCTTGAGCCGGGCAAGAACCCACATGAGAACAAGATGTTCCTTCTTGTGCTTGCATGTATTTTGAAGGCGGTTGATGAGCATGCGGATTTGCTCCGTGTGTCTGCAGCCGATGTCGGAAATGATCAGAGACTGGGTGGAAATGAAGCACCACCAGCCGTAATCTCTGTATTCCTTGGAGACCAGCTTGAGGATGTGCTTGATCAGATTCTGAAAAATGGAGAGGCAACCCACAGTATCAAGGGGGAAAAATTTGCAACGGGTGTTACAACACTTCCGGACTTCCGCAAGGATGCAACGGATCGTAATCGTACTTCACCGTTTGCATTTACCGGAAATAAGTTCGAATTCCGTATGCTTGGATCCCAGGATTCCCTGTCTAACTGTAACGTTGTTTTGAATACGATCGCAGCAGAGGCATTTGAGGAGGCCTGTGACAGACTGGAAAAGGCTGATGATTTTGAAAAAGAATTGAATGCATTAATCGTAGAATATATGGAACAGCATAAGCGTATTATCTTCAGTGGTAATGGATATTCCAAGGAATGGCAGGAGGAAGCGAAGCGCAGAGGACTTCCAAACCTTCCAACCATGGTCGACGCGATTCCGGCCCTTACTACAGATTCTGCTGTCGCTATGTTTGAGCATTTCAAAGTGTTTACGAAGGCTGAGCTTTCTGCAAGAGCAGAGATTCAGTATGAGATCTATGCAAAAGCAATTAATATTGAAGCGAAAACGATGATTGATATGGCGACGAAACAGATTATTCCGGCAGTTGTGAAATATACAACTGTGCTTGCGGAGTCTGTGAATCAAGTTCGGGCTGCCGGAGCCAGCTATAATGTGAGTGTACAGGAGAAGCTTTTGGAAAAGACATCATCTTTGTTGGCAGATAGTTATGGAGCGCTCAATTATCTCGTCCATGTAACAGGTGAGATTGAGAATATGGAAGAGGGTCCGGAACGAGCAAAATATTGCCGCGATATTATCATGCCAGCTATGACAGCATTGCGTACTCCGGTTGATAGTCTGGAGATGATTGTTGACAAAGAGATGTGGCCGATGCCTTCTTATGGGGATTTGATGTTTATTTTATAA
- a CDS encoding Hpt domain-containing protein, with product MDVRACYEEMGSNFDEVLSRLGSEQMVQRFALKFLNDKSYETLKEALQENNVESAFRAAHTLKGVCVNLGFDKLFSASSALTEKLRAKELDGTDEMFEKVKEQYEITIGAIQKLQ from the coding sequence ATGGATGTAAGAGCATGTTATGAAGAAATGGGGTCTAATTTTGATGAAGTGCTGAGCCGTCTGGGCAGTGAGCAGATGGTACAGCGGTTTGCCCTCAAATTTTTAAATGATAAGTCCTATGAAACATTGAAGGAAGCGTTACAGGAAAACAATGTCGAAAGTGCATTTCGTGCAGCACATACATTGAAGGGTGTGTGCGTAAATTTAGGATTTGATAAGCTGTTCTCCGCGAGTTCCGCACTCACGGAGAAGCTCCGGGCGAAAGAATTAGACGGCACGGATGAGATGTTTGAAAAAGTGAAGGAACAGTATGAAATCACAATAGGTGCAATCCAAAAATTACAATAG
- the spoVT gene encoding stage V sporulation protein T, whose translation MKATGIVRRIDELGRIVVPKEIRRVLRIREGDPLEIFTDKDGEIVLKKYSPIGELSAFAQEYVDAIASSLGCGVCVCDRDQIIAVAGISKKDLLGKSLHRELEDAINDREVILARKGEKKFIRILGHGDNEYDGEIVQTIICEGDAIGAVILLSRDGSKQIGESEVKAAAIAANFLGKQMEG comes from the coding sequence ATGAAAGCAACAGGAATTGTCAGACGGATCGATGAGCTTGGCAGAATCGTTGTCCCAAAAGAGATAAGACGGGTATTACGGATTCGGGAAGGCGACCCGCTTGAGATATTTACAGATAAAGATGGAGAGATTGTACTCAAAAAATATTCGCCGATTGGAGAGCTGTCCGCATTTGCACAGGAATATGTAGATGCGATTGCATCAAGTCTTGGCTGTGGTGTCTGTGTGTGTGATCGGGATCAGATTATCGCGGTTGCAGGTATTTCAAAGAAGGATTTACTCGGCAAATCGCTGCACCGGGAATTGGAAGATGCAATCAATGATCGCGAAGTGATTCTGGCTCGAAAAGGTGAGAAGAAGTTTATCAGGATTCTCGGACATGGCGATAATGAGTATGATGGAGAGATTGTACAGACGATTATCTGTGAGGGCGATGCGATAGGCGCGGTAATTTTGCTTAGTCGGGATGGAAGCAAGCAAATAGGCGAATCAGAGGTGAAGGCAGCGGCGATTGCAGCAAATTTCCTTGGGAAACAGATGGAAGGTTAA
- a CDS encoding HU family DNA-binding protein yields MNKNELVAKMAEKAGLKKTEAEKALKAFTETVAEELKNGEKIQLVGFGTFEVAERPAREGRNPRTGETMKIAASKTPKFKAGKALKDSLN; encoded by the coding sequence ATGAACAAGAATGAATTAGTTGCAAAGATGGCTGAGAAGGCTGGACTTAAGAAGACAGAAGCTGAGAAGGCACTCAAGGCTTTCACAGAGACAGTAGCAGAAGAGTTAAAGAATGGTGAGAAGATTCAGTTGGTTGGATTTGGTACATTTGAAGTAGCTGAGAGACCTGCTCGTGAGGGACGTAACCCAAGAACAGGCGAGACAATGAAGATCGCTGCTTCTAAGACTCCTAAGTTCAAGGCTGGTAAGGCTTTAAAGGATTCTTTAAACTAA
- a CDS encoding RNA-binding S4 domain-containing protein: MRLDKYLKVSRLIKRRTVANDACDAGRVMVNEKVVKASYDVKVGDVIEISFGNKSVKVKVTMIADSTKKEDAKEMFEYL, from the coding sequence ATGCGTTTGGATAAGTATTTGAAAGTATCTCGTCTAATCAAACGTCGTACGGTGGCAAATGACGCGTGTGATGCAGGCAGGGTGATGGTAAATGAAAAGGTTGTAAAAGCCTCCTATGACGTTAAGGTTGGAGATGTTATCGAGATATCATTCGGCAACAAATCGGTGAAGGTCAAAGTAACAATGATTGCAGACTCGACCAAAAAGGAAGATGCGAAGGAGATGTTTGAATATCTCTGA
- a CDS encoding YabP/YqfC family sporulation protein: protein MESHMIHITQRAHMSLTGLEKVISMEPELVEVETTADHLAIKGQNLHAEKLDMEKGELQLTGTIQGMLYSEKKGKKKAAAIAKRLFR from the coding sequence ATGGAAAGTCATATGATACACATCACACAGCGTGCACATATGAGCCTCACCGGACTGGAAAAAGTGATATCCATGGAACCGGAACTTGTTGAGGTGGAAACAACAGCAGATCATCTTGCAATCAAGGGACAGAATCTGCATGCAGAGAAACTGGATATGGAGAAGGGTGAACTCCAGTTGACCGGTACGATACAGGGGATGTTGTATTCCGAAAAAAAGGGAAAGAAGAAGGCTGCTGCAATCGCAAAGCGGCTGTTTCGATAA
- the yabQ gene encoding spore cortex biosynthesis protein YabQ, giving the protein MDVLIRQGAMFLMSVAMGIALTLSYDLLRVFRRVVSHNSILIAMEDVCFWLVWTYITLEEIHTYGDGVLRWYMAVGILFGVILFHYTISCVLMKSANYILYKVKKSTKKHKKMLKNSDNKGKM; this is encoded by the coding sequence ATGGATGTATTAATACGGCAGGGTGCCATGTTTCTGATGAGTGTCGCCATGGGAATCGCCCTCACACTGTCGTATGATCTTTTGCGTGTGTTTCGGCGCGTGGTATCTCATAATTCAATTTTAATAGCGATGGAAGATGTCTGCTTCTGGCTGGTATGGACATACATTACGCTGGAAGAAATTCATACCTATGGGGATGGTGTGCTGCGCTGGTATATGGCAGTTGGAATTTTGTTTGGTGTAATTCTGTTTCACTACACTATAAGTTGTGTTTTGATGAAGTCTGCAAACTACATCTTGTACAAGGTAAAAAAATCCACGAAAAAGCATAAGAAAATGTTGAAAAATAGCGATAATAAGGGTAAAATGTAA
- a CDS encoding FtsB family cell division protein, whose protein sequence is MAKSSARKSIRYRQSPVITFLVIVAVVFVCVTSVVHASTLHAKSKQLAETEKTMELKVEEAKQEQANLDAQEKYMQTNEYIEDVAKDKLGLVHPDELVIRPAE, encoded by the coding sequence ATGGCAAAAAGCAGTGCAAGAAAATCAATTCGATATCGTCAATCGCCGGTTATTACATTTTTGGTTATAGTAGCGGTTGTATTTGTATGCGTGACTTCAGTTGTGCATGCATCGACATTGCATGCTAAGAGTAAGCAATTGGCTGAGACGGAAAAGACGATGGAATTAAAGGTGGAAGAGGCAAAGCAGGAACAGGCAAACCTCGATGCACAGGAGAAATATATGCAGACGAATGAGTATATTGAGGATGTTGCAAAAGACAAGCTGGGTCTGGTACATCCGGATGAATTGGTGATTCGCCCTGCAGAATAA